In Sphingobacterium sp. PCS056, the following proteins share a genomic window:
- a CDS encoding SusC/RagA family TonB-linked outer membrane protein: MSYFYTKSAGLALCTLFSASTLFAQQSVTGKVTDATGPVSGVTVSVKGTSRGTQTAADGSFTIQAAQGETLRFSNIGYKATEIIVGSTKTINVTLTDDASALDEVVVTAMGIKRAPKELGYAMSTVGAEELTKTGSPNFAGALYGKAPGVRISAAPGGATSGININIRGTNSITGNSQPLVIIDGVPMRQTTFNNSDYWGDQRARGNGLEDLNPEDIENITILKGASAAALYGSEAMNGVVLVTTKSGKGSKGFSVDFNATYTHDQIAYLPRFQDVRGPGYSLAYANGGQAEDKFFYYSQDRAINGVTRGVLPATINFGPKFDGQPTIAWDGTVRPYEAQNSYNKFFNNPNNTTFNLALGHTTENSNTRFSITRQDNQMTSLDSYNKKNIANLNSSFKLWNNFTTDVVVNYINQHTHNRPFLTDRLINNFTGMISTWDNPEWYLDRYKTSQGYKFVTGTNPSLTPEENLTYNGYKTDVLDYIWNTKARQYDENSNRLIGSLTNTWQITKDFSVRGRFSADMTNNKIDDKQPNERPISLENTGYYSLQNQSANIYYTDLLASYSKSVTPDIKLGAMAGYTATKSQTTNMNSYTDGGLSVRDWFDINASVNQARTTNQKLNSLRDAVFGTLNFNFKDYWFVEGTLRRERISQMHPDNNVLYYPSVNSSLILSEAFDLPSAFNYAKLRGSWGIVGNYPTIYQSALSYTQATLGNQGSGTAVLYTNIPTSSFGNEKILPETKHEIEFGLETRLFNNRLGFDITYYNGKIVDQILNYTLPISTGSTSILANVGTLRNKGWEFAITGTPIQNGNFRWNTVLNFSMNKNVVEELPGGATELLHRDYDGAAAQLISKVGQPMGDIMTHPIALDDSGNKIVQANGLYKIDADKWEKKGNAMPKAVGGFINTFTYKSFTLDALIDFRLGGHVMPTGINWMKSRGLLEETLTNMDAEHGGLSYYLDGNGKGVAYNGTSGPNGQKVYDDGMLTQGVLADGSTNTNIISQAYYYAQTYNWGGPQYSNSNYGLYVQKNNYFKMREISLGYKLPSAVAAKLRAKNVQISAFGRNLFFLYRSIKDLDPEQMTGGSNWINNVSNAGTSPATRTYGLMVRASF; the protein is encoded by the coding sequence ATGAGTTATTTTTACACAAAAAGTGCGGGATTAGCATTATGCACCTTATTTAGTGCCTCTACCCTATTCGCACAGCAATCTGTTACAGGAAAGGTAACAGATGCTACAGGACCTGTTTCCGGCGTAACGGTTTCCGTAAAAGGGACTTCACGCGGAACACAAACAGCAGCAGATGGTAGTTTTACCATTCAGGCTGCGCAAGGAGAAACACTACGTTTTTCTAACATTGGATACAAAGCAACAGAAATTATTGTTGGCTCAACTAAAACGATTAACGTTACTTTGACAGACGATGCATCAGCATTAGATGAGGTAGTCGTAACAGCGATGGGGATTAAAAGAGCTCCAAAAGAATTAGGGTATGCAATGAGTACCGTAGGCGCAGAAGAACTAACCAAAACAGGTAGCCCTAACTTTGCTGGTGCATTATACGGTAAAGCACCAGGGGTAAGGATTTCAGCAGCTCCGGGAGGAGCAACTTCGGGTATCAATATCAATATCCGTGGTACAAATTCCATTACAGGAAACTCACAACCTCTGGTCATTATTGATGGAGTTCCTATGCGTCAAACAACATTTAACAACTCTGATTATTGGGGTGATCAAAGAGCTAGAGGTAATGGTTTAGAAGATTTAAATCCGGAGGATATTGAAAATATTACGATTCTGAAAGGGGCTTCTGCTGCTGCGCTTTATGGATCCGAGGCCATGAATGGTGTCGTATTGGTTACTACAAAATCTGGAAAAGGGAGTAAAGGATTCTCAGTCGATTTCAATGCAACTTACACACATGATCAAATCGCCTATTTACCAAGATTTCAAGATGTTAGAGGCCCCGGATACTCATTAGCCTACGCCAATGGTGGACAAGCAGAAGACAAATTCTTCTATTATAGTCAAGACAGGGCAATAAACGGTGTGACAAGAGGAGTTTTACCAGCAACTATTAATTTTGGACCAAAATTCGATGGACAGCCTACAATTGCATGGGACGGAACAGTTAGACCATATGAGGCACAAAATTCTTACAATAAATTCTTTAATAATCCGAATAATACAACATTCAATTTAGCTTTAGGGCATACAACAGAAAATTCAAACACCCGTTTTTCAATTACGCGTCAAGATAATCAAATGACATCTCTTGACTCTTATAATAAGAAAAACATTGCCAACTTAAATTCTTCTTTCAAACTGTGGAACAATTTCACAACTGATGTTGTCGTAAATTATATCAATCAACATACGCACAATAGACCATTCTTGACCGATCGTTTAATAAACAATTTTACAGGAATGATTTCAACTTGGGATAATCCAGAATGGTATTTAGATCGTTATAAAACAAGTCAAGGTTACAAATTCGTAACTGGAACAAATCCGAGTCTGACACCAGAAGAAAATTTAACATACAATGGTTATAAAACAGATGTATTAGATTATATCTGGAATACAAAAGCAAGACAGTATGATGAAAATTCAAATCGCCTAATTGGGTCATTAACAAACACGTGGCAAATTACTAAAGATTTTTCTGTCAGAGGACGTTTTTCAGCGGATATGACGAATAATAAAATCGATGATAAACAACCAAATGAAAGACCAATTTCATTAGAAAACACAGGTTACTATTCACTACAAAATCAGTCAGCTAATATTTATTATACTGATTTATTGGCTTCTTATAGTAAAAGTGTTACTCCTGACATCAAGTTGGGAGCTATGGCAGGCTATACAGCAACGAAATCGCAAACAACAAATATGAACAGCTATACCGATGGTGGTTTAAGTGTACGTGATTGGTTTGATATAAACGCTTCTGTAAATCAAGCTAGAACTACGAATCAAAAACTAAATTCATTAAGAGATGCCGTTTTTGGAACATTAAACTTTAACTTCAAGGATTACTGGTTTGTTGAAGGAACATTAAGACGCGAGCGTATTTCTCAAATGCATCCCGATAATAATGTTCTTTATTATCCATCTGTAAACTCGAGCTTAATTCTTTCTGAAGCTTTTGATTTACCATCAGCATTTAACTATGCAAAACTAAGAGGATCATGGGGTATCGTTGGTAATTATCCTACAATTTATCAAAGTGCTTTAAGTTATACTCAGGCGACCTTAGGTAATCAAGGTTCTGGAACTGCGGTATTATATACCAACATACCTACTTCAAGTTTTGGAAATGAGAAAATTTTACCAGAGACAAAACATGAAATAGAATTCGGATTAGAAACTCGCCTTTTTAATAATCGTTTAGGTTTCGATATTACCTACTATAACGGTAAAATCGTTGATCAAATTTTAAATTACACGCTTCCTATATCAACAGGTTCAACTTCTATTCTTGCTAACGTAGGTACTTTAAGAAATAAAGGTTGGGAATTTGCAATAACTGGAACTCCAATTCAAAATGGAAACTTCCGTTGGAATACCGTATTAAACTTCTCAATGAACAAAAACGTGGTGGAAGAACTTCCTGGAGGTGCTACGGAATTATTACATAGAGACTATGACGGAGCGGCTGCACAATTAATCTCCAAAGTTGGTCAACCTATGGGAGATATCATGACACACCCAATTGCATTAGATGACAGTGGAAACAAAATTGTACAAGCAAATGGGTTATATAAAATTGATGCGGATAAATGGGAGAAGAAAGGTAACGCTATGCCAAAAGCAGTTGGAGGATTTATAAATACATTTACGTACAAAAGCTTCACACTTGACGCCCTAATTGACTTTCGTTTAGGCGGACATGTTATGCCAACAGGTATTAATTGGATGAAAAGCCGTGGTTTATTAGAAGAAACCTTAACAAATATGGATGCTGAACATGGTGGATTAAGCTATTATCTTGATGGAAATGGAAAAGGTGTTGCCTATAATGGTACATCAGGACCTAACGGGCAAAAAGTTTACGATGATGGTATGTTAACACAAGGTGTCTTAGCAGATGGCTCGACCAATACAAACATTATTTCGCAGGCATATTATTATGCACAAACGTATAACTGGGGAGGCCCTCAATACTCAAACTCAAACTACGGTTTGTATGTACAAAAAAACAATTATTTTAAAATGCGCGAAATATCTTTAGGCTACAAATTACCTTCTGCAGTAGCTGCAAAATTAAGAGCTAAAAATGTTCAGATCTCAGCTTTTGGTAGAAATCTTTTCTTCCTTTACAGATCAATTAAAGACTTAGATCCTGAGCAAATGACAGGAGGATCTAACTGGATTAATAATGTTTCGAATGCCGGTACTTCTCCAGCAACTAGAACATATGGTTTAATGGTACGTGCAAGTTTCTAA